Proteins encoded in a region of the Candidatus Moanabacter tarae genome:
- the cpnA gene encoding Cyclopentanol dehydrogenase has product MRKKETTNTKFSLQNRTIAVIGAASGIGEAVAIACAECGGNVIIADLDNEGLFRVAAEISSSEGECESHDLDICDENGVGEFLRDIDSRFGLDAVVATPALNIRQPITAYSSAEVDRIIDVNLKGGFYVLNIAGNLMSNRGKGSIVLFSSIRGKVVEAGQGIYAATKGAIEQLVRASSAELGPSGVRVNALAPGIVTTPLTQQIQSNPDWHKAYASHSVFNRWATPEEIAWPTVFLLSEAASFITGSVLYVDGGWTAIDGRFNPPSMETSR; this is encoded by the coding sequence ATGAGAAAAAAAGAAACTACTAATACCAAGTTCAGTCTACAAAATCGCACCATTGCCGTCATCGGAGCAGCATCAGGTATCGGAGAAGCGGTAGCAATAGCCTGCGCCGAGTGCGGAGGAAATGTGATCATCGCGGATCTTGACAATGAAGGTCTTTTTAGGGTTGCAGCTGAGATTTCAAGCTCAGAAGGGGAATGCGAATCCCATGATCTCGATATCTGTGACGAAAATGGAGTCGGGGAGTTTCTAAGAGATATTGATAGCCGATTTGGACTAGATGCGGTGGTGGCCACCCCCGCTCTCAACATTCGACAGCCGATCACAGCCTACTCTAGCGCTGAGGTGGATCGTATTATAGATGTAAACCTGAAGGGAGGATTCTATGTCTTAAATATAGCAGGCAATTTGATGTCCAATCGTGGAAAAGGAAGCATAGTTCTCTTTTCCTCAATTCGTGGCAAGGTAGTCGAAGCCGGTCAGGGAATTTATGCCGCAACCAAGGGTGCCATCGAACAGCTGGTCCGAGCTTCTTCGGCAGAATTAGGGCCTTCAGGTGTCCGAGTAAACGCACTTGCTCCAGGAATTGTTACTACTCCCCTGACCCAACAGATCCAATCCAACCCTGACTGGCATAAGGCCTACGCGTCCCACTCGGTTTTTAACCGTTGGGCAACTCCTGAAGAAATAGCTTGGCCCACCGTCTTTCTCCTATCTGAAGCCGCTTCCTTCATCACGGGATCGGTGCTTTATGTTGATGGTGGTTGGACAGCCATCGATGGTCGCTTCAATCCACCAAGTATGGAAACCAGTCGATGA
- the eamA gene encoding putative amino-acid metabolite efflux pump, with product MPYHNRPLTLGAIVWALVASFLWSGNSVSIKFALAGVPPLALAGVRFILGLAVVSIWIVSSRISLRMTGGEWRLLVQLTLIFSLQILFLNIGTDGTTGSRSSILISCHPFFVALFAHLFIPGDRFSLLKLIGMALSFIGICSIFWEGLFLGNRLVLVGDLLVFASSLLLGARQVYVKHLTMNIHPGKILFWQAVLSIPVFFILSAVYEPLDNITLTTGIVLAILYQGVVIAGICFIIWTILMRDFKASRLGVFSFTIPPFGVLLSSIFLKEAPTPGIWISMLLVGAGVALVNSEKG from the coding sequence ATGCCCTACCATAACAGACCTCTCACGTTAGGCGCTATTGTCTGGGCTTTGGTCGCTTCCTTCCTTTGGTCGGGAAACTCTGTTTCTATAAAATTTGCCTTGGCAGGAGTTCCCCCTCTGGCGCTAGCAGGTGTGCGATTCATTTTGGGACTGGCAGTGGTAAGCATCTGGATAGTGAGTAGTCGAATCTCTCTAAGAATGACAGGGGGAGAATGGCGATTGCTCGTCCAGTTGACTTTGATCTTTTCTCTCCAGATTCTTTTCCTTAATATCGGTACGGATGGCACCACGGGAAGTCGCTCCTCGATTCTAATCTCCTGTCATCCCTTTTTTGTAGCACTTTTCGCACATCTATTTATCCCCGGAGATCGTTTCAGCTTGCTGAAATTAATCGGGATGGCCCTGTCCTTCATTGGCATCTGTTCCATATTCTGGGAAGGTCTCTTCCTCGGCAATAGACTTGTGTTGGTAGGGGACCTCCTGGTTTTTGCCAGCAGCCTTCTCCTTGGAGCTCGTCAAGTCTATGTGAAGCATCTCACGATGAATATCCATCCGGGAAAGATTCTCTTTTGGCAGGCGGTACTCAGTATTCCTGTTTTCTTTATTCTTAGTGCAGTATACGAGCCGCTAGATAATATAACTCTGACAACTGGAATTGTCTTAGCAATCCTCTACCAAGGAGTGGTCATCGCAGGAATATGTTTCATTATCTGGACAATACTCATGCGTGACTTTAAAGCCAGTCGCTTGGGTGTCTTTTCATTCACAATTCCACCTTTTGGGGTTCTCTTGAGTTCTATCTTTCTAAAGGAAGCACCAACTCCAGGAATTTGGATCAGCATGCTCCTAGTTGGTGCCGGAGTAGCATTGGTCAACTCTGAAAAAGGATGA
- the nlpI gene encoding Lipoprotein NlpI, whose amino-acid sequence MKYCILILTWILAVPLYAQDDYERATRSRRHTEKGKELTRIGDIEGAIMDFDEAIRLDADNAEAYLYRGRAKAKRKDFDGAHDDYSQAIETNPGHPLAYYERSQSHLEKADWESALGDLTEAIKLDSSNPNYYRSRAAIRLKRHQHTESVEDFERLANLEKNDLRHLRSLGDAKYAAGDLEGALEVCNNLLRKNRRSALGYVLRARLKTIKGLEKGAHADYDKAVKYSPQSSEPYFSRGLFFYARNQFSKARNDLSAGLELATQRESLDYANLWLWMTDARMGKVAHANETLRRYRDEREEEKTFDWPDTITRFVLGEISEEELLVLAKDTDLIKEKEQLTEATYYAAQAHILKNRREEALKSLKTCVAANILLFYEHTAAFLQISHEDDIQRKTP is encoded by the coding sequence ATGAAATACTGTATTCTAATACTAACCTGGATCCTAGCCGTACCCCTTTACGCACAAGACGATTACGAGCGGGCAACCAGGTCCCGACGTCACACAGAAAAAGGAAAAGAATTGACTCGGATAGGAGACATAGAAGGGGCTATTATGGACTTTGACGAGGCCATTCGGCTCGATGCGGATAACGCTGAAGCCTACCTATATCGGGGCAGAGCCAAAGCCAAACGAAAGGACTTTGACGGCGCCCATGACGACTATTCGCAAGCGATTGAAACGAATCCAGGACATCCACTTGCCTATTATGAGCGAAGTCAATCTCACCTTGAAAAAGCAGACTGGGAAAGTGCCCTTGGAGATCTCACTGAGGCAATTAAATTAGACAGCTCGAATCCCAACTACTACCGCTCGCGGGCCGCGATCAGACTAAAACGCCATCAGCATACTGAATCAGTGGAAGATTTTGAACGTCTCGCTAATCTTGAAAAAAACGACCTGCGGCATCTCCGATCACTAGGTGACGCAAAGTATGCCGCCGGAGATTTAGAGGGTGCCCTTGAAGTCTGTAACAACTTACTCAGGAAAAATCGGCGTTCAGCCTTAGGTTACGTCCTTAGGGCCAGATTGAAGACTATTAAGGGATTGGAAAAAGGGGCCCATGCCGATTATGATAAAGCGGTAAAATATTCACCTCAAAGCTCAGAACCTTATTTTTCTCGCGGCCTTTTTTTTTATGCCAGAAACCAATTCTCGAAGGCGAGAAATGACCTCTCCGCCGGACTAGAACTGGCAACTCAAAGGGAGAGTTTGGATTATGCAAATCTCTGGCTCTGGATGACCGATGCGCGAATGGGAAAAGTCGCACACGCCAACGAAACGCTGCGAAGATATCGAGACGAACGCGAGGAAGAGAAGACCTTTGATTGGCCAGATACAATCACCCGTTTTGTACTAGGAGAGATATCAGAAGAAGAGTTGCTCGTGCTTGCTAAAGACACTGATTTGATAAAAGAAAAGGAACAACTGACCGAAGCGACTTACTATGCCGCCCAAGCACACATCCTGAAAAATCGTCGAGAAGAAGCTTTAAAGAGCCTGAAGACCTGTGTCGCGGCAAACATCCTCCTCTTCTACGAGCATACTGCGGCATTTTTGCAGATCAGCCACGAAGATGATATCCAAAGGAAAACTCCCTAA
- a CDS encoding Ureidoglycolate lyase, which translates to MIIMRYLSREGAEKFAGARGDHKFFELSGDIYGEHHLTDREAIIGKQLAPVTPPIILCIGLNYGQHAEETGMARPEFPILFVKGANSVQNPDDPIILPGGESKSEEVDYECELGVVIGRACRNVGREEALDYVLGYTCANDVSARDWQLKWGGGQWCRGKGFDTFAPLGPCLVTAEDIPDPNSLRIRTVLNGETMQDSNTSDMIFDVPELISFLSKSTTLLPGTVIMTGTPQGVGMAQNPPVYLKDGDSVTIIIDKIGALTNPVVAGG; encoded by the coding sequence ATGATCATAATGCGATATTTGAGTAGGGAAGGAGCGGAAAAGTTCGCTGGAGCACGGGGGGACCATAAATTCTTCGAGTTGTCAGGGGACATTTATGGAGAGCATCACCTTACGGATCGAGAGGCAATAATTGGGAAACAGTTGGCTCCTGTAACACCACCGATCATTCTCTGTATTGGGTTAAACTACGGACAGCACGCGGAAGAGACTGGAATGGCTCGACCAGAATTCCCGATTCTTTTTGTGAAGGGCGCAAATTCGGTACAAAATCCGGACGACCCGATTATTCTTCCGGGCGGGGAGAGCAAGAGTGAAGAGGTAGATTACGAATGCGAATTGGGGGTTGTAATTGGTAGAGCATGCCGTAATGTCGGGCGCGAAGAGGCGTTAGACTACGTCCTTGGGTATACCTGTGCGAACGATGTTAGCGCCCGAGATTGGCAGTTGAAATGGGGAGGGGGCCAATGGTGTCGAGGGAAAGGATTTGATACCTTTGCTCCATTGGGACCGTGTCTCGTAACCGCCGAGGATATCCCTGATCCAAATTCTTTAAGGATTCGGACAGTGCTCAATGGCGAAACTATGCAGGATTCGAATACCAGCGATATGATCTTCGATGTTCCTGAGCTGATCTCATTCCTTAGCAAGAGCACAACTCTCTTACCTGGGACCGTGATCATGACGGGAACTCCTCAGGGTGTGGGAATGGCACAAAATCCTCCCGTCTACCTTAAGGATGGAGACAGTGTTACCATAATCATTGACAAAATCGGAGCCCTTACAAATCCTGTTGTTGCTGGAGGCTAA
- the hcaC_1 gene encoding 3-phenylpropionate/cinnamic acid dioxygenase ferredoxin subunit, translating to MKETSGYQAVASQAEILVGRAKVVRLGAHSIALFRLGDEIIALDNRCPHMGFPLDRGTVKDGILTCHWHHARFDIGSGCAFDLFADDIPVFDTFCEDGRVFVSKTPKAVPGESYYGQRLKKGLEQNIGLVQSKSVIGLLESQTEFKEIVRQIARFGGANHENWNDGMTSLAVVTNLWPDLSDRTRIFALSYAARRLADNCADRPSRRDRNQLAGSTSSLLQLKRWFRDWLVVRQRDGAERTVLTAAAISPGSMKLNDLLFAGVSDRIFSNTGHTLDFFNKAFELLDFIGWEEAEGILPTLMPQASGARGGEEQSSWRSPVDLIEIIRSVEAELPSILSNRGKSEAPLDPDLEGILWGDNPATITELIAGEIARGVDVLAIAKQVCYTAAMRLARFPESNDIADWFNPVHTFNFSNAVYQSLKRGVTPDTVKAIFHAAMATYKDRFLNIPEAPLPGELNDFENLPEEPELLREQITGLLDHRQNLNAVTGAVAKYVRLRHPLGDLIDTLAIATLREDLDFHKIQVLEAGVSQARLWQGGPEEENIFVGITRHLAAHCPTRRGESRMTQIAVRLQRDEVIYDNAGK from the coding sequence ATGAAAGAGACAAGTGGATATCAAGCAGTAGCATCCCAAGCGGAAATTCTAGTTGGGAGAGCGAAGGTGGTACGATTGGGTGCCCACTCAATCGCCTTATTTCGGCTGGGAGATGAGATCATAGCGCTCGATAACCGGTGTCCCCACATGGGATTTCCTCTTGACCGAGGAACGGTAAAAGACGGCATTCTCACCTGTCACTGGCACCACGCACGCTTTGATATTGGCAGTGGGTGCGCCTTCGATCTTTTCGCGGATGATATTCCTGTCTTTGATACCTTCTGTGAGGATGGGAGGGTGTTCGTATCAAAAACCCCTAAGGCAGTTCCGGGCGAATCCTACTATGGCCAACGTCTGAAAAAGGGATTGGAGCAGAACATTGGGCTTGTTCAATCGAAGAGCGTTATTGGACTTCTCGAATCACAAACCGAATTCAAAGAGATTGTCAGGCAGATTGCCCGGTTTGGGGGTGCCAACCATGAGAATTGGAATGACGGGATGACTAGCCTCGCTGTAGTAACGAATCTGTGGCCTGATCTCAGTGACCGCACTCGAATTTTTGCTCTTTCTTATGCAGCTCGGCGGCTGGCCGATAACTGTGCAGATCGACCGTCTCGCCGAGATCGGAACCAATTAGCCGGCTCCACGTCTTCCCTATTGCAATTGAAACGATGGTTCCGCGATTGGCTGGTCGTAAGGCAAAGGGATGGTGCAGAACGAACTGTCCTCACGGCGGCAGCGATTTCTCCCGGTTCGATGAAGCTTAACGATCTCCTATTTGCTGGAGTTAGTGATCGGATTTTCTCGAACACGGGTCATACTCTCGATTTCTTCAACAAGGCTTTTGAATTACTAGATTTTATTGGCTGGGAAGAAGCCGAAGGAATTCTTCCAACCCTGATGCCCCAAGCATCCGGAGCTCGCGGTGGAGAAGAACAGAGTTCCTGGAGGTCTCCAGTCGACCTGATTGAAATCATCCGCTCTGTCGAAGCAGAACTTCCGTCGATTCTTTCTAACAGAGGAAAAAGTGAAGCGCCCTTAGATCCAGATCTAGAAGGAATCCTCTGGGGAGATAACCCCGCAACGATCACCGAATTGATCGCTGGCGAAATTGCTAGAGGAGTCGATGTGTTGGCAATTGCGAAACAAGTCTGCTACACAGCTGCAATGCGATTGGCTCGTTTCCCCGAATCCAACGACATCGCAGATTGGTTTAATCCGGTTCATACATTTAATTTCTCTAACGCGGTCTACCAAAGCCTCAAGCGAGGTGTGACCCCAGATACCGTCAAAGCCATTTTCCATGCAGCTATGGCCACCTATAAGGACCGGTTTCTAAATATTCCTGAAGCCCCTCTACCAGGTGAACTCAATGATTTTGAAAATTTACCTGAAGAACCTGAATTACTGCGGGAGCAGATAACAGGACTGCTCGACCATCGCCAGAATCTGAACGCCGTAACCGGTGCTGTGGCCAAATATGTGCGCCTACGCCACCCGCTCGGCGACTTAATCGATACTCTTGCCATTGCAACTCTCAGAGAAGACCTAGATTTTCATAAGATTCAAGTGCTAGAGGCAGGCGTAAGTCAGGCTCGTCTGTGGCAGGGCGGCCCGGAAGAAGAGAACATATTTGTTGGGATCACTCGTCACCTTGCTGCCCATTGCCCAACTCGAAGAGGGGAATCCCGCATGACTCAAATTGCCGTCCGCCTCCAGCGGGACGAAGTGATCTACGATAATGCGGGCAAATAG